The genomic interval GAATCTGGATATAACAAGTTAACAATACAATCTGTGCAATGGAAGTGGGTAACATATAAACACGGTAATGTCAAATGCCATACCTTTCAAAGAAATATGAagcaaaactattttatatacattattttttttataaattggcagCAATGTGTGTGACATGTTGACTTGCATGAAATTTGCATACTAAATCAAGGCCTAAATGTTTTACAGCCAAAATGTTACAAACCCAACTCTTTATGAATGGCTCTATCaatacacacaaatatatatcttatTGTCTTAAAACTCAGGCAATAAGGTGCAAGACTGAACAATTTAACTGTACATTTATTAATGCAATCTTGGTacaacaaattaaaaatgttaaactaATGATTGTGCCTACGAGTTGTATCATGTAAGTTGTAATGACCACAATGAAATGGGTTAAGATACTTTGACATGCGTTCTTTTTACATGGTTGCATGCCAAATGTTAAGATACTATTTTAGATAAGTATTCTATAACAAAAGTCAACTATATATGTGAGTAGTTAGCTCCTTGCAGTACTGAGGGTAGTCATGATAGACAGAAGGATGAATTATTAGGTTTGTCATAAGTTACATCCCTGTTATTGTGAttcaaacttaattttatttcatgtgtaagGTCTTTTAACCTTCTTAtaagatttataaattattacattgatCAAAAGAACTGAAAATAAGTCACGGGTATTAGGAAAAATAATGgttttaaatgtgaaaactgttatgAATATAAGAACATTCCCAGCCTACATTCAATCTCAATATATTACTTGTTAAGTAGTAGTAGACAATATAACATCTTCTCTTGCTTTAACTATAAACTATTTAACTATAACTATAAACTATTGGctttgtctgtccatctgtccgtccgtaagTCTGTCATTccttcagtctgtctgtcacaaaacttttcaaggctttttctcagaaactatataagaaacttcatgtgtgtatagatataaatgaggagaattGCCATGCACATGAGCCATAACCCTACAtgtacactttcttaaataagagttatatcCCTTTGTTAAAAAACCCATCTATATATCAGATACAATACAAGACTTCAACATAAAACTTTACTGGCGTATTGATAATAATGATGAgaaatgccatgcacaagaaccataaccttgccctttgttgtttttgtattgtgtagCTTTAAAGGGGTATATCTCAGATACactacaatattgcaatattaaactgcatgggtgtatagatatcaatgaggagaattgcaatgcataaaaacaattaccctgcacttaaatatattttttggatAATTCCATATACCAAGGGATTTGAACCCATCCATTAACAAACTTTATTTTGCAGGAAAtgtcaattcaatgaatttgcttgttttcaaacaattatggTGTTTTAAAAGAATGTAACAATTATGGTGTTTTAAAAGAATGTAACAATTATGGTGTTTTAAAAGAATGTCTCTAATTGTTCCTACTTAGAAAACCACATTACTTGTGTTTTGAATACTGTTGAATTACTTATTTGGGAAGAGGTCTAATTTCCATGCGTTTTGCGCTCCTGCCCTTGCGCCAATTATGACCACTGTGAATATTTACCGATTTTACCAATTGTCCTGTTACATGTTTTTTACAGAAAGCATTTGAATTACCTCACACatagacattttttaaataaaaaaacattgtacagAAGACTGTTTGGTTTCAATAGTTGACacacagggccctcacactactttgggggaaggggtccgcagcccttaggagggggaattttcgcagcgtttccctttttgggggattttttacttactctcttattatttcatttgtacatgtttgcactatattccttgcacttttcataatttagtatgtttgaaaagattaaattgaaatagaattgagatataataatcatgagacacatctttcaataaaaaaaaaaaaaaaaaatttttttttttttttttttttagggggaatttttccccccaaaaggggaaaaaagtatgcTTTTCAGGAGGGGGACTGCTGCCggaattcggcggcagatttgatagattgattgattgaccgtttcaataagatatcgtatcgtaaatataACGATATCGTAACTCGGGTGGTTGCAATTGGATCTACGATTCTCgtaaaccgtttcaataaacCCCTCGTAAACGTCCTTGTAAAACGCTCTGGTAATCTAtgatttctttattgtacattctgttttctttggggttatatatatatataatattcaaacTGTCAACATCCGGAAGAATTTTTACACCGTGTTGTTTACTTTAATGTGTTGCTAAAAATTGAGAAAAACCACAtataacaaacattgaacagaGAGCGAGATGGCTCACACGGGATCagtagacgatttattgcataaatcaatctttCGTACCGTTTgacagtggaatagtgttatttttctaAGTTTGTTCAAAGTCCTTGAGCTTGAATTGTAACTTACGTCGttagtggaaatggaatttagaaatatctaatcatcatgctgaattatcatcagcatcatttctgtggaacactgTGATATGCTTTATATTAGGGTTTCATAGTAATGGTgcttttaaaatagttcactaGCCGCCAAGATTGGAATGGTACTTATATACAGGTAAAACAAATTGTGCAGTATTTATTTAACTGACATGTTTATCATAAAATATCACACATAAATATTTACACTCTATTTATTTAAGCTAGATTCCTGCAAAAGTCTGATGCTTATTGAGACACTTGAGTTTATTTCCTggatcagggtttttttttggttgtgggggaaggggcctttagcccttatgtgggggaaattttacgcgggattttccactttggggaaaaaatgtgcgagtgggaattttcgcggcgtttccctttttgggggatttgtttacttactttctcattattacaatacatttgtacatgtttgaactatattcattgttttttttcaaaatttattacgtttggcaagattaaattgaaatagaattgagatattataatcatgagacacatctttctattaaaaaaaaaaaaaaaaaaaaatttttttttttttgggggggggggggaaaccagcctagtttggtgggggaagacgccgatattcggcgtctgttatataaggttaAAAACCCCTGTGGGTacaaccaatacttggtgtcatCAGAGATGATCTTGAGAACCATATTATGGGGGATTTCGTTACTCGGTGGGCTGATGAAGAATAACCCCAAATCCCCGCAACaagtcattatttttcaaaagaagtagGATATTGTTGTAAAGTTTTTGCCTGTACCactgttttttaaatatcaaaaaagCTCCTAGATgatttttttgacacttgaaggtacatgtatttacagtggggatttcggttcCTGACCTTGCTTTGCACAATGAATTCATGCCTGTTTTTCCCGCCCTGGGAAATACTCTGAAAATGGGCAATACATCACATGAACATGCTTTACACTTGGTTTTAGCCTTATTTCCTTCTGTGATTTTATCATTAAATCCCCAAATAGGATCTCTAGGTTTCATGTTTTTGCAGATTACAAAGGAATTACAATAACACTCATGAAActttaaagtcatttttatttaggtatcattgaagaaatactttcgttatattgaaacacaattaacaggaatctgcCACTTACTGTAACAATCAAAgaatgttttcacagtttatgggagggcTCTAATTGGCACTTatctgtgtatcttttatggcccctaataaacagtaAGAGAgcctttgtctggccctaataggtccaatgtttatctaagtggcccagtgttatTGTTAGTTGTACAAACTGATTActggaataaacccccttcggaagaaacccccttccctataAACGGCATAGTGGAAAAAaacccctttcacattttgcatacacggaagaaacccccttccattgcggaacaaacccccttcgagttttcagacaggcggaataagcccccttcctaagtgttaagtctcTCCCGCAGAGATAGTAAAATCCCAACTCGAACGATTAATTCCACAAAACATCCGTTTTAACCCGAATCTATCACTGCATacttgctacttttcaagtttatattcattacccaataatcccgtttataacatttttaaagcactttctggtaaatatttacgataaaagctctcaataatttcttaaacacaaaccttgccatttttcttttgtatcaaataaatttcggcataagtgaatatttatagatttgatgaaatattgcctccgAACATGCGCCAatccctgacgtgttgtgtgcttgttaaaacactcaatacacccacgctttctatgatgcttaattttcgcgccctttttaaTGAGCGAAtgagtcaacacaaaataaatttacacTGCAAGAATACTGTGTGAACTGTCATtaatgatgacacaaaactgtgaaagccaagatataaacattaaaacagaaaaaagtctaacaattggcgttcatacacgaacaaaataaaatgttcggactcagaaaatattaactgcgttgacgcattttttttagaatgaatcatcaaaaaccgttgaaacccagcaggattcggaggtacacgtaatcaacatcgattaatactgtcggattattgtgaaagtgaaagagacaatcggcagctgccgcacctttcccttccaatactgtagcagatctagatcgtcatgTAGTATTGATAATTTTTGACATACCAAGGATTTtttggaattattatttataagtcaTACTATCACAACTACATAATTGCCAATGAGATAGCTTAATAAGTAATATCTCACTATTTGTACAGCATAATTTTTTTACGTGAAAATTATTgcttaacatatacatatatattcaaacgctTTAAAGCACATACCTGAAATACTCATACTAACTGGAACCGCTCAACAGTAACCAAAAATGCTAACAGGAAAAAATCATGATAACAGGAACAAAACATTCTAACAGGGACCACTTATGCGAACCTGTAAAGCGACCCAACTGTCcaagttgtttataaataaaagttcTGTCATCATCTGAGACAGATCTGTTTAGAGCCCTGAGTAACGAGTAAAAAAAGGTacattgcattaaaaaataattatgaaaacaattattctcaTGAGTTAATGAATAGATCTAGGATGGTTCGAAAAAGAATTATATACAgtacacaattttattatttcaaaataatagctttgagatgacattttttaatcattttaaaattcttTTGCTCTTTACCTGTATCCAGGCTGATTTGGTGGATACATTTCAGCCATCGTCACAGTTTTCTTGGGTGGTGCGGATTTCGGACGCTTGATCCAGGAACACTTAATGTCAGTTTTGCTCGCTCTCTTGTATCTGTATCAtgaattaatttaataacaaCTTTTAAAAGCTTTAATACATACAAGACATAATTAATACTTATAGTAACACATAAGCATTTGCCTCTACATTCCCTGTGAggatatttgtgtttattatgaaaaacttacaaatgtaattGTTAGCTGAAAAAAGTATCATGAATAGTAAACAGATAATTATTTTCTCTGAGTATATTTACAgcatgtttaaaacataaacaatacaaatatatgtaattttatgcaTTACCCAAACAGTAAAGCAGCAGCCACATGATGACATTTGAATTCCCTCATTGGACACTGACACGTCGATGATTGTATCACACCATTGTCCTCTGGTTCAAGGTGAATCTAATGAAAAATATAGAACAAAATCAGAATGAGAAAATAAAAAGTGTTAAAACCATTACGAGTACGATAAGCATTTTACTTTGTCATAGTAATTCGGATGTATATAACTAACCttctcctataaatatgaggtcgatttacataagcggggtagcttacgtctaattatttggactaataaCTAACCGTAACAttgtatgatgtatttttcaTCGAAGCCTGGACGCTGGCACGGATTACACGCAGTTCGTCCATAAAGAATTTCAATACCCTGTCGCTTTCAACCGATGCTTCACTCTTTCGACTTAATTTAACGTGCGATTCAACGTAGTTAGACCAGTACATTATTGATATAGCCATTCTGATTTTTTGTATGTACCCGGAAGTTGGAGATCTCGTGAAATATCGGTGGTCACATGACGAGACTTACATAccctatttttaccatcttatactttacacagctctatgcctaacgtgaaataggaaagcaaacatagcagattattcgtgaactgtgcgatatgtgtatggcttgttgtacattcttaatatttaagttaaatgtcaaaagtatatgctttggttataaaaaatgcacattacacgaaataaggaaaatgtgatcaattgacaattcagatatgtcgacatacagtacatgtagaaaacatgtgaaataagtcgcgtttataataaatcgtcaaaaaaaatggggaaaatgacgcaataagtatgtcattttatgacgccatcaatcagctgattcattatacggatggcgaaaaattatgtcatatgactagattaaaaggttgaaagtcgtataattttgaagcttaagttttgtcgactttgtttcttatgaaaaatcattcagtggtaaagtaaatataaatacaaaaatacaaaacaaaaatcgtgtaattttatattttatttcaacatttcttttggtgaatatgtcatatatatatatatatttttctgcaaaatatgcacattttcttttaatgggtgaccttataattcgatcaataaaccaaataaaacaatatcgacctaattttagcgtatatcgcatgacgtcatttaaaaagtagtccgtgcacgcgacaggtatattccacagtgttgaacacaagcaagtatattccacaacgtgttataccgtcaatgtcgcgatgaaaatgggataaaaacgaatctgcatgaaaactacatttagactcacatcgttcatcgaatcatttctgtcgtcagttgtcaaaacgaaattacggttgacattcaaatggattattttgctCTCTCCAGCATATtgtttttagtatgttgatgctgcattaataaatataagtgtatatgaagtgaaaacaccagaaTTAAAcataacggttgcgatagacgccttcatactgttagatgcccataatatcactttaagcttccAACACAAAGCACAGGGAAAACCCAGGGATGCGTTTCAAGTAGTTTCGATACGTTCATTATTATGCCTTAATGTTgaagaatacatttaaaaaaagatgcatatcaatcactcATTTAGTCAGTCACTCACACACTCACTCCTTCACTCCCTCACTCACTCAATCAcaaagtcactcactcagtcaatCAGTCATTTAGTTTCGCGGATCAAGATTTTGGTTTTAATTATCGGATACAGTTAGCCCTTAAATAATAGTGTAAGTGtgttcgcacttttgtgtttgaaaagtcttttcgcttagctcaaggcaatattgatTCAACGAGCGAGTGTCTGTAATGTTAATACATTGATGtgtgtattaattttaatattttcagacaaaaaacCCAGGGTAGAACCAGTAGGATGATCGTATGGTTTCTACAAATAAAGTAAAGATGAAAGATTAACGCAAATTAAATGAGCCtagctctgtggaaagggggtttaatgcatgtgcgaaaagtgtcgtcccagataagcggtccgaatgacactttccgcctaaattaatGTTTGCTAAGAACATagttccttaaaacgaaaaatatcataaaagcggtaaatgttgtcactgattagcctgtccggacttcacaggctaatctgggacgacactttacgcacatgcattaaaccctctgttCACAGAGCGGTGCTAAAATATCATTTTGGAATAAAACTAGTCATTGAAGTCTATACTGTAAAACGTAATATTATTCGGGACATGAtctttttctgtcattttttgtttttgagtTAAGTTTACAGTATTTGAGTATGGAGATC from Dreissena polymorpha isolate Duluth1 chromosome 1, UMN_Dpol_1.0, whole genome shotgun sequence carries:
- the LOC127834869 gene encoding uncharacterized protein LOC127834869 isoform X1 is translated as MAISIMYWSNYVESHVKLSRKSEASVESDRVLKFFMDELRVIRASVQASMKNTSYNVTIHLEPEDNGVIQSSTCQCPMREFKCHHVAAALLFGYKRASKTDIKCSWIKRPKSAPPKKTVTMAEMYPPNQPGYRALNRSVSDDDRTFIYKQLGQLGRFTGSHKWSLLECFVPVIMIFSC
- the LOC127834869 gene encoding uncharacterized protein LOC127834869 isoform X2, coding for MAISIMYWSNYVESHVKLSRKSEASVESDRVLKFFMDELRVIRASVQASMKNTSYNVTIHLEPEDNGVIQSSTCQCPMREFKCHHVAAALLFGYKRASKTDIKCSWIKRPKSAPPKKTVTMAEMYPPNQPGYR